In the genome of Acidobacteriota bacterium, one region contains:
- a CDS encoding nucleoside 2-deoxyribosyltransferase domain-containing protein, whose amino-acid sequence MAFILKPPQPLDLAPNQPGLFLAGSIEMGRAVHWQALFEQELSDLDVTILNPRRDDWDASWEQSLRNPNFRGQVEWELDAQEKADAIAMYFAPETHAPITLLELGLFATSQKLIVCCPKGFWRKGNVEVVCLRYGVPTVETLPELVAATRRRMLALL is encoded by the coding sequence ATGGCTTTCATTTTGAAACCTCCACAACCGCTTGATCTTGCCCCAAATCAGCCAGGTCTCTTTCTGGCTGGCTCGATTGAAATGGGCCGGGCGGTGCACTGGCAGGCGCTGTTCGAACAAGAACTGAGCGACCTGGATGTAACCATCCTCAATCCGCGCCGTGATGATTGGGACGCCAGTTGGGAGCAGAGTCTCCGCAATCCAAACTTTCGCGGACAGGTTGAATGGGAACTCGACGCCCAGGAAAAAGCAGACGCCATCGCAATGTATTTTGCTCCGGAAACGCACGCTCCGATCACACTGCTCGAACTGGGACTCTTTGCCACCAGTCAAAAACTGATTGTGTGTTGTCCCAAAGGGTTTTGGCGCAAGGGCAATGTAGAGGTGGTGTGTCTGCGCTATGGTGTGCCAACGGTCGAGACGCTTCCCGAACTGGTCGCCGCCACCCGCCGCCGGATGCTGGCGCTTTTGTGA
- a CDS encoding DUF433 domain-containing protein has translation MSTKQLLDRDQPVGGEFQETNNTLEATEKPPGSDQKLLERISVSPAVMVGKPVIKGTRVTVEYVLNLLAHGATQGEILEEYEGLCEEDIHACFLFASRFLEKSGTLQTRSEG, from the coding sequence ATGTCAACGAAACAACTCCTGGACCGTGATCAGCCAGTTGGGGGTGAGTTTCAAGAAACCAACAACACTCTTGAAGCGACTGAAAAACCGCCAGGCTCTGATCAGAAACTATTGGAACGTATTTCAGTGAGTCCCGCCGTGATGGTTGGAAAGCCAGTGATTAAGGGAACACGAGTGACAGTTGAATATGTCTTGAATTTGCTGGCCCATGGTGCAACACAAGGCGAAATTCTTGAGGAATACGAAGGTCTTTGTGAGGAAGACATTCATGCCTGTTTTTTATTCGCCTCAAGATTCCTTGAAAAGTCGGGCACTCTTCAGACGAGAAGTGAAGGATAA
- a CDS encoding DUF962 domain-containing protein — translation MSAIAPATVRYQSFREFYPFYLGEHSNLTCRRLHFIGSCLVLVLLGITIATRNPWLLLAVPVCGYGFAWVGHFFFEKNRPATFTYPVYSLIGDWVMFGQILTGKIPF, via the coding sequence ATGTCAGCGATTGCACCAGCGACGGTTCGCTACCAGAGTTTTCGAGAGTTTTATCCTTTTTATTTAGGCGAACATTCAAACCTGACCTGCCGGCGACTGCATTTTATTGGGAGTTGCCTGGTGCTGGTCCTGCTCGGCATTACGATTGCCACGCGAAACCCGTGGCTGTTGCTGGCGGTACCGGTGTGCGGCTACGGGTTTGCCTGGGTTGGGCATTTCTTTTTTGAAAAGAATCGCCCGGCGACTTTTACCTATCCAGTGTACAGTTTGATTGGTGACTGGGTGATGTTTGGGCAGATTCTGACCGGAAAGATTCCCTTTTGA
- a CDS encoding response regulator yields MKLAKAPTSETPLPHLNILVLDDDLDFCQYLGNLLTDDGHQVRTANDPDAFWPLVSKHPPDLVLLDMKMGAVRGEEILAELLRRDPELCVIVVTGFPDLATMRATFQLGVFDYIAKPFSLRQLRESIQRAVDVKGLGKNPLILLRERLGHRIKILRAERRWGLKDLAEHSGISISQLSSIERGVHLPSVDALYAISKAFNKKISVLLGEIDF; encoded by the coding sequence ATGAAACTTGCGAAAGCCCCAACTTCCGAAACACCTCTACCTCATCTCAATATTTTGGTGTTGGACGATGACCTTGATTTCTGCCAGTACCTGGGGAATTTGCTGACGGATGACGGTCATCAGGTGCGGACGGCAAACGATCCGGATGCCTTCTGGCCGCTTGTTTCAAAACATCCGCCAGACCTGGTGTTGCTGGATATGAAAATGGGTGCCGTGCGAGGCGAAGAAATCCTGGCTGAACTGCTCCGGCGCGATCCTGAGTTGTGTGTGATTGTGGTAACAGGATTCCCAGATCTGGCCACCATGCGCGCCACATTTCAACTGGGTGTCTTTGACTATATTGCCAAGCCCTTTTCTTTGAGGCAGTTACGTGAATCAATCCAGCGTGCGGTTGATGTGAAGGGACTTGGGAAAAATCCCTTAATCCTGTTGCGGGAACGATTGGGTCACCGGATCAAAATCCTGCGGGCTGAACGGCGGTGGGGGCTCAAAGATCTGGCTGAACACAGTGGGATCAGTATTTCCCAGTTGAGTTCGATTGAACGTGGCGTTCATCTCCCCAGCGTAGACGCGCTCTATGCCATTTCCAAAGCCTTCAATAAGAAGATTTCAGTGTTGTTGGGGGAAATTGATTTTTAG
- a CDS encoding class II aldolase/adducin family protein produces MQTAPHATPKSVREQVSAEEWQIRVDLAACYRLVAHYRWDDLIFTHISARVPGADHHFLINPYGMMFDEITASSLVKVDINGNIVMETPYPINPAGFTIHSAVHAAREDARCVLHVHSLNGVAVSAQKNGLLPLSQQSLFVLSSLGYHNYEGVALNEGEKPRLVADLGENKFLILRNHGLLTCAETIADAFLYMYLMESACTIQVRAQSGGGELIPVPTPILQGIQAQAKVVTKSVGGALAWPGLLRKLDRIDPSFRE; encoded by the coding sequence ATGCAGACTGCTCCGCACGCTACTCCAAAATCCGTTCGTGAACAGGTATCAGCCGAAGAATGGCAGATTCGGGTTGATCTGGCCGCCTGCTACCGACTGGTGGCCCACTATCGCTGGGATGACCTCATCTTTACACACATTTCCGCCCGTGTTCCAGGTGCCGACCACCATTTCCTGATCAATCCCTATGGCATGATGTTTGACGAAATCACGGCCTCCAGCCTGGTTAAAGTTGACATCAATGGAAATATCGTCATGGAAACGCCATATCCGATTAACCCGGCGGGATTTACCATTCATAGCGCTGTCCATGCCGCCCGCGAAGACGCCCGGTGTGTTTTACACGTCCACAGCTTGAATGGCGTCGCCGTGTCAGCCCAGAAAAACGGCTTGCTTCCGCTCTCGCAACAATCGCTGTTTGTGCTTTCAAGCCTTGGCTACCACAACTATGAAGGTGTGGCGCTTAACGAAGGGGAAAAACCCCGGTTGGTAGCGGATCTTGGGGAAAATAAATTCCTGATCCTGCGCAACCATGGCCTGTTGACCTGTGCTGAAACGATTGCCGATGCCTTTTTATATATGTACTTGATGGAAAGCGCCTGCACGATTCAGGTCCGTGCCCAGTCGGGAGGCGGCGAATTGATTCCCGTGCCGACGCCAATTTTGCAGGGAATCCAGGCTCAAGCCAAAGTCGTGACTAAAAGTGTTGGCGGTGCCCTGGCCTGGCCTGGGTTGTTGCGCAAACTTGATCGGATTGATCCATCATTTCGAGAGTAA
- the aroE gene encoding shikimate dehydrogenase: protein MSFSSFNPGTRNPEPGTRICTPILSPTLGDARQAIAQAQPNADWIELRLDFLEDLDPGQSRLTVETLVAECSKPVIITFRPKEQGGKREISLDERLAFWHQVLTLPDVQFDLEADFVPMLVEKLGAAALPWDKIIASWHEFEHTPEDLPALIEQRFPREAATIKLAVRTASIRDLMALFTAFQLLAAQSRQRFILIGMGAPGAPTRILGPALGSQVTYSAAPDGNLSAPGQFSAADLRQVYHIHRLSTATKVTGLIGKPVGHSLSPHMHNAAFEALGLDWVYLPFEVQPQSTDLADFVQFLVHPQSRQVPFQSMGFSVTIPHKQAVIPLLDSLTTIAEAVGAVNTLLIAGNRLIGHNTDVDGAMIPLEKRFKLAGSRVAVLGAGGSAHALVYGLVQRQAQVTLFARNQEKAQALADKFGTNCRSLEDFRGHQFEGAVNCTPIGMHGTANPATMPVTPQQLSGLHWVYDLIYRPRLTPLLAVAQAQRIATLDGLEMLVEQARLQFAAWTGQEIPFDLMFDAAQKG, encoded by the coding sequence ATGTCCTTTTCATCTTTTAACCCCGGAACCCGGAACCCGGAACCCGGAACCCGAATCTGCACCCCGATTCTCTCCCCAACCCTTGGCGATGCAAGACAGGCGATTGCCCAGGCTCAACCGAATGCCGACTGGATTGAACTCCGGCTTGATTTTCTGGAAGACCTTGACCCAGGTCAGTCACGCCTGACGGTTGAAACGCTCGTGGCCGAATGCTCAAAACCAGTGATTATCACGTTTCGCCCAAAAGAACAGGGCGGCAAGCGGGAAATTTCCCTTGATGAACGACTGGCTTTCTGGCACCAGGTTTTGACGCTTCCAGATGTCCAGTTTGATCTTGAAGCTGATTTTGTGCCAATGCTGGTTGAAAAACTGGGAGCAGCGGCGCTTCCGTGGGACAAAATTATTGCTTCCTGGCACGAGTTTGAGCATACCCCAGAGGATCTTCCGGCATTGATTGAGCAACGGTTTCCACGCGAAGCGGCAACCATCAAACTCGCGGTCCGCACAGCTTCGATTCGTGACCTGATGGCGCTCTTTACTGCTTTTCAGTTGCTGGCAGCGCAATCCAGGCAACGGTTTATTTTGATTGGAATGGGAGCACCTGGCGCACCAACCCGGATTTTGGGACCGGCGCTTGGCAGTCAGGTAACCTATTCTGCCGCGCCAGATGGGAATCTGTCAGCACCAGGCCAGTTTTCAGCGGCTGATTTACGTCAGGTGTATCACATCCACCGACTCTCAACGGCGACCAAAGTCACCGGATTGATCGGAAAACCGGTCGGGCACTCGCTTTCGCCGCATATGCACAATGCCGCGTTTGAAGCCTTGGGGCTCGATTGGGTCTATCTTCCGTTTGAGGTACAACCCCAAAGCACTGATCTGGCTGATTTTGTCCAGTTTCTTGTCCACCCTCAAAGCCGTCAGGTTCCATTTCAATCAATGGGATTTAGTGTCACGATCCCACATAAACAGGCAGTTATCCCGTTGCTTGATAGTCTGACAACAATCGCTGAAGCGGTCGGGGCGGTCAATACATTGCTGATTGCAGGAAACCGGTTGATTGGCCACAACACGGACGTGGATGGCGCCATGATTCCGCTTGAAAAACGATTTAAACTGGCTGGTTCACGGGTGGCGGTACTTGGGGCTGGAGGATCAGCCCACGCCCTCGTGTATGGGCTGGTTCAGCGTCAGGCACAGGTTACGCTCTTTGCCCGCAATCAGGAAAAAGCTCAGGCGCTGGCCGACAAATTTGGAACCAATTGCCGTTCGCTGGAAGATTTTCGCGGGCATCAGTTTGAAGGCGCCGTTAATTGTACCCCAATTGGAATGCATGGCACAGCCAACCCGGCTACCATGCCTGTGACACCGCAACAACTCTCTGGACTGCACTGGGTCTATGACTTGATTTACCGCCCGCGCCTGACACCCCTTCTCGCGGTGGCACAGGCACAGCGAATCGCCACGCTGGACGGGCTGGAAATGCTGGTTGAGCAGGCTCGCCTCCAGTTTGCTGCCTGGACCGGGCAGGAGATTCCATTTGACCTGATGTTTGACGCCGCACAGAAAGGATGA
- a CDS encoding VWA domain-containing protein encodes MVDGQLKSKLLHMLKGEEPETVSDLAPKLARIPSERLIFILSIGAGLAGMSLKTAKEFLTVAPEVGRLLNTFELKTWGEAGKRLASTNIDAAHDFFVASPETLAALPQSYRLRALTLCSRQASLSTKVAVDCFKIMPQVVTSMGDTPTLQRVFTIATEVARHSVKHSYDLLRQAPRVTAHLAAFDSPDGAMTSRVLELTSAFVHRSGGTAAEFFLALPDALNDNTRTSTERLLHHTSHFLDRSGGLALQYFRAGSRVLTLAGHEAFENWTRFSFAISTQGNATSYQFLQISPKIVGALANHRDRNQTGKLVVGIMEVLSEISMFNAASAIACFKASPQALQQASLEQFRTWAFKGIELYGKDTRNAQAYYGLQSRASRETLTGGETGLMLDRVSQVLRMYVEGLTGKSLTISPLSAMPEQARISDGKTIYLPSVIADFPDEETNFRLYKVLAAHSAGQLEYGTFVEDTSDLLAIQTKLTQDYPATLRKRAVVNYAALLKLFPQAELAQRLFITLENGRIDRRLRHAYRGIRRDLNFVGERLRAARPKIDSLPPAEVWHEILFQLMLCGGPTDDVRRDHSFLISQLEDIVAAYLDQPDSSVADTVQAVREIYRLIQEQKSSDQKQPQLPENSDQHKSEEDGGPSDESEPTPEQSSFRSEAAQVPQGGAFDFWAADRTEASPPLEDVMSSIMQDRDTSEHPLEAGDKAFSYDEWDRELQDYRLNWCRVVERRHPVGSRIFVEVARSRHSGIITSIRHQFQMMKPENLRKIYGELDGEDFEFDAVINNVIDRRTSGSINERIYIRRLRRQRDVAVSFLLDMSSSTARTISRFPSMPYTKPGQRIIDLEKEGLVLMSEALEAVGDVYAINGFTSEGRRNVMFYVIKDFHERYSEEIEKRIGAMTYQNNTRLGAAVRHAAHRLSTQEARTKLLILLSDGRPYDHDYGDARYAREDTKVALRQAQMMGITSFCITIERESEKELADLYGEVGYTIIDDILSLPERLPGIYRRLTT; translated from the coding sequence ATGGTAGATGGACAGCTCAAATCAAAACTCCTGCACATGCTCAAAGGCGAAGAACCGGAAACCGTCAGCGACCTGGCGCCCAAACTCGCTCGGATTCCCTCTGAACGCCTGATTTTTATTCTCAGCATTGGCGCTGGCCTGGCCGGGATGTCACTGAAAACTGCCAAAGAATTTCTGACCGTTGCGCCTGAAGTCGGTCGGTTGCTCAATACTTTTGAACTCAAAACCTGGGGCGAAGCCGGAAAACGCCTGGCTTCAACCAATATTGACGCGGCTCATGATTTTTTTGTCGCCAGCCCGGAAACGCTGGCAGCACTCCCGCAAAGCTACCGGTTGCGAGCCCTGACCCTGTGCTCGCGACAGGCATCGCTTTCAACGAAGGTCGCAGTGGATTGCTTTAAAATCATGCCCCAGGTGGTCACCAGCATGGGCGATACCCCAACCCTACAGCGAGTTTTTACCATTGCCACCGAAGTCGCCCGCCATTCGGTCAAACATAGCTACGATCTGCTCCGGCAGGCGCCGCGGGTCACAGCTCACCTGGCCGCCTTTGATTCACCCGACGGCGCGATGACCAGTCGGGTACTTGAGTTGACATCAGCCTTTGTTCACCGCTCGGGAGGAACCGCGGCTGAGTTCTTCCTCGCCCTCCCGGATGCGTTGAATGACAACACCCGCACCAGTACTGAGCGACTCCTCCACCACACGTCGCACTTTCTGGACCGAAGCGGAGGGCTCGCCCTTCAATATTTTCGAGCCGGAAGCCGCGTCCTGACCCTGGCCGGCCACGAAGCCTTTGAAAACTGGACACGGTTCAGTTTTGCCATTTCGACCCAGGGCAATGCCACCAGCTACCAGTTCTTGCAAATCAGCCCCAAAATTGTCGGAGCACTCGCCAATCATCGTGACCGCAATCAGACCGGTAAACTGGTCGTCGGCATTATGGAAGTGCTCAGCGAAATCAGCATGTTTAATGCCGCTTCGGCGATTGCCTGTTTTAAAGCCAGTCCACAGGCACTGCAGCAGGCGTCGCTCGAACAATTTCGCACCTGGGCCTTCAAAGGGATTGAACTGTATGGAAAAGACACCCGTAACGCGCAGGCGTACTATGGGTTGCAGTCACGAGCCAGCCGCGAAACGCTCACGGGTGGTGAGACTGGACTGATGCTCGACCGGGTTTCACAGGTGCTCCGGATGTATGTCGAAGGACTCACCGGGAAAAGCCTGACGATCAGCCCGCTCTCGGCCATGCCCGAACAGGCCCGGATCAGCGACGGAAAAACAATCTACCTGCCATCCGTCATCGCTGATTTTCCAGACGAAGAAACCAATTTTCGGCTGTACAAAGTGCTGGCTGCCCACTCCGCCGGGCAACTCGAATACGGCACCTTTGTCGAAGACACCTCGGATCTGCTCGCGATTCAAACCAAACTCACCCAGGATTACCCGGCGACGCTGCGAAAACGAGCCGTAGTCAATTATGCCGCGCTGTTAAAACTCTTTCCGCAAGCCGAACTTGCCCAACGACTCTTCATCACCCTTGAAAATGGGCGCATTGACCGCCGATTGCGGCATGCCTATCGAGGCATCCGGCGCGACCTGAATTTTGTGGGTGAACGGTTGCGGGCGGCACGGCCCAAAATTGACAGCCTGCCGCCAGCCGAAGTGTGGCACGAAATCTTATTTCAACTGATGCTGTGTGGCGGCCCAACTGATGATGTCCGGCGCGACCACTCGTTCCTGATTTCACAACTTGAAGACATCGTAGCGGCTTACCTGGACCAGCCGGATTCGTCGGTCGCTGATACCGTACAGGCAGTTCGTGAAATCTACCGTCTGATTCAGGAGCAGAAATCTAGCGACCAGAAACAACCGCAACTTCCTGAAAATTCAGACCAGCACAAAAGCGAAGAAGACGGCGGCCCATCGGATGAATCTGAACCCACGCCGGAACAATCGTCTTTCCGAAGCGAAGCCGCGCAGGTACCGCAAGGCGGCGCCTTTGATTTTTGGGCCGCTGACCGAACCGAAGCCTCGCCGCCGCTCGAAGACGTGATGTCATCCATTATGCAGGACCGCGATACATCAGAGCACCCACTTGAAGCTGGCGACAAAGCGTTTTCTTATGATGAATGGGATCGTGAACTCCAGGATTATCGCCTCAACTGGTGTCGGGTCGTGGAGCGGCGGCATCCGGTCGGCTCGCGAATCTTTGTCGAAGTCGCCCGGTCGCGACACAGCGGAATCATCACGTCAATCCGGCATCAGTTCCAGATGATGAAGCCCGAAAACCTGCGCAAAATCTATGGCGAACTCGACGGCGAAGACTTTGAATTCGACGCCGTGATCAACAACGTGATTGACCGCCGGACCTCGGGCTCGATCAACGAACGGATTTATATTCGCCGCCTTCGTCGCCAGCGGGATGTCGCGGTGTCATTTCTGCTGGATATGTCGAGTTCCACGGCGCGAACGATCAGCCGTTTCCCGTCAATGCCCTACACCAAGCCGGGCCAGCGCATTATTGATCTTGAAAAAGAAGGACTGGTGCTGATGAGCGAAGCCCTCGAAGCCGTCGGCGATGTCTATGCCATCAACGGGTTTACCAGCGAAGGCCGCCGCAACGTGATGTTTTACGTCATCAAGGACTTTCACGAACGCTATTCCGAAGAGATCGAAAAACGCATTGGAGCAATGACCTATCAGAACAACACCCGGCTCGGGGCTGCCGTCCGTCACGCCGCCCACCGGCTGTCCACCCAGGAAGCGCGTACCAAGCTGCTGATTTTGCTCTCGGATGGCCGTCCGTATGATCATGATTATGGCGACGCCCGCTATGCCCGCGAAGACACCAAAGTCGCGCTCCGCCAGGCCCAGATGATGGGCATCACCAGTTTTTGCATCACGATTGAACGCGAATCAGAAAAAGAACTGGCCGATTTGTACGGAGAGGTGGGCTACACGATCATTGACGACATTTTGAGCCTGCCCGAACGCCTGCCAGGGATTTACCGACGCTTGACGACGTGA
- a CDS encoding alpha/beta hydrolase — MTYQTVCANGINFAFLEAGKGPTVLLLHGFPDIAETWDYQIPELVQAGFRVVAPYLRGYPPTEIPQAGYYDRATLVLDIKELILAVGNGEPVFLVGQDWGAAIAYGVIAAFPELIRRAVVMAIPHPAMILQSLANPEQVHRAFHWWFFQLPDLPEKSVAANNFAFIDYLWKYWSPGHDDADHIRQIKTMLSVPGVISSTIGYYRAMLNPVNQDPALAEIRKALENPIQVPTLAICGSKDIRGEVLEAQSVFFKGEYQSAIIPDCGHFLHREQPAQVTRLILNWISQT; from the coding sequence ATGACCTATCAGACTGTTTGTGCCAATGGTATCAACTTTGCTTTTCTGGAAGCAGGGAAGGGGCCGACGGTGCTCTTGCTCCACGGGTTTCCGGACATTGCCGAGACCTGGGACTATCAAATCCCGGAACTGGTACAGGCCGGGTTTCGAGTCGTGGCCCCGTACCTGCGCGGCTATCCGCCAACTGAAATTCCTCAAGCCGGGTACTATGACCGGGCGACCCTGGTGCTGGACATCAAAGAATTGATCCTGGCCGTCGGGAATGGCGAACCGGTCTTTCTGGTGGGGCAGGACTGGGGTGCCGCGATTGCCTACGGTGTGATCGCGGCCTTTCCCGAACTCATCCGCCGGGCAGTGGTGATGGCAATTCCACATCCAGCCATGATTTTGCAAAGTCTGGCCAATCCTGAACAGGTGCATCGGGCTTTTCACTGGTGGTTTTTTCAGTTGCCCGATTTGCCTGAAAAATCAGTTGCCGCCAACAATTTTGCCTTTATTGATTACCTGTGGAAGTACTGGTCTCCTGGTCACGACGATGCCGACCATATCCGCCAGATTAAAACCATGCTTTCAGTTCCCGGCGTCATCTCATCAACCATTGGCTATTATCGGGCGATGTTAAATCCTGTGAACCAGGACCCGGCACTGGCTGAAATTCGGAAGGCACTTGAAAACCCAATCCAGGTTCCAACGCTGGCCATTTGCGGCTCAAAGGATATTCGCGGAGAAGTTCTGGAAGCCCAATCGGTCTTTTTCAAGGGCGAGTACCAGTCAGCTATCATTCCCGACTGTGGGCATTTTTTGCACCGTGAACAACCAGCCCAGGTCACCCGCCTGATCCTGAACTGGATTTCACAAACCTGA
- a CDS encoding DUF5615 family PIN-like protein: MRFLVDECTGPAVARWLRSSGHDVYSVFEESRGSDDDDVMKKAFEENRILITNDKDFGEKVYREGKSHHGIILLRLSDERSPNKIERLRILLEENADTLQDQYVVVTESKIKFAGRRLPDDPNSST; encoded by the coding sequence ATGAGATTTCTCGTGGATGAATGCACTGGGCCTGCAGTGGCACGCTGGCTTCGTTCGTCAGGGCACGATGTGTATTCAGTTTTTGAGGAGTCCCGTGGAAGTGATGACGACGACGTGATGAAAAAGGCGTTCGAGGAAAATCGAATTCTTATCACCAACGATAAAGATTTTGGGGAAAAGGTTTACCGTGAAGGAAAATCACATCACGGCATTATTTTGCTGCGGTTATCTGATGAGCGCAGTCCCAACAAAATTGAACGACTCAGGATCTTGTTGGAAGAGAATGCCGATACCCTTCAAGATCAATATGTTGTGGTAACCGAAAGTAAGATCAAGTTTGCTGGTCGTCGGCTACCAGACGACCCAAATAGTTCAACCTGA
- a CDS encoding response regulator transcription factor, producing MRILIVDDEMPARGELRYILGTLIPEAIFSEATNGEEALEMIEREPIEVVFLDINMPGMNGLATAAAMLDGPEPPLIVFATAYDDYALQAFELAALDYIVKPFDERRLVQTVERIKQTLYERALLTRKQTVLREFLVKNEALSEMTKLWAERENEIQVLVDYRNILWIEAEDKMVYLQTSNQERLLVRQTLKDLEARLSKHNFARVHKGYIVNLNYIAEVVTWFSGSYVIRLADKPRTEIPMSRRYAAQLKKVTGLH from the coding sequence ATGCGGATTTTGATCGTTGATGATGAAATGCCCGCACGCGGAGAACTCCGCTACATTCTCGGAACGCTGATTCCCGAAGCCATTTTTTCCGAAGCCACCAACGGCGAAGAAGCGCTGGAAATGATTGAGCGCGAGCCAATCGAAGTGGTCTTCCTTGATATTAATATGCCTGGAATGAATGGTTTGGCAACGGCTGCCGCCATGCTTGACGGCCCCGAGCCCCCGCTGATTGTGTTTGCCACGGCCTATGACGATTATGCCCTCCAGGCATTTGAACTGGCCGCCCTTGACTACATCGTCAAACCTTTTGACGAACGGCGACTGGTTCAAACGGTCGAGCGGATCAAGCAGACACTCTATGAACGAGCCCTGCTGACCCGCAAACAAACGGTGCTGCGTGAGTTCCTGGTCAAAAATGAAGCCCTCAGCGAAATGACCAAATTGTGGGCTGAGCGTGAAAATGAAATCCAGGTCCTGGTTGATTACCGCAACATTCTCTGGATCGAAGCCGAAGACAAAATGGTGTACCTGCAAACTTCAAATCAGGAGCGGCTCCTCGTCCGTCAGACGCTCAAGGACCTCGAAGCCCGCCTCAGCAAACACAACTTTGCGCGGGTTCACAAAGGATACATTGTCAATCTGAACTATATTGCTGAAGTGGTGACCTGGTTTTCAGGCTCATATGTCATTCGGCTGGCTGATAAACCCCGAACCGAAATCCCAATGTCTCGTCGCTATGCGGCACAACTGAAGAAAGTGACGGGATTGCATTAA
- a CDS encoding carboxypeptidase regulatory-like domain-containing protein produces the protein MKFLNGATTMIQVLLFALLWMWLGQSSECHCREATPNEVPQGANEYIELPDAYQRRIYGVVDLIFLDSVEGAVVEVYALPKDFPQTKHHAIPSTFKRIAARTTAADGRFCFPKLPPGRYFLVAGQKKSNGMNTVQIVVTISPKAKTNKPLELQLTAGT, from the coding sequence ATGAAGTTTTTGAACGGGGCAACCACTATGATTCAGGTTCTGTTGTTCGCTCTTTTGTGGATGTGGTTGGGGCAATCGTCGGAATGTCATTGCCGGGAAGCAACTCCGAATGAAGTTCCACAAGGTGCCAATGAGTATATTGAACTCCCTGACGCATATCAGCGAAGGATTTATGGCGTGGTTGATCTGATATTTTTGGATTCAGTTGAAGGTGCGGTGGTTGAAGTGTATGCCCTCCCGAAAGACTTTCCCCAAACAAAACATCACGCAATCCCAAGCACCTTCAAACGGATTGCGGCGCGGACAACTGCAGCAGATGGCCGTTTTTGCTTCCCAAAACTTCCACCGGGTCGTTATTTTTTGGTGGCTGGACAAAAGAAATCAAATGGAATGAATACAGTCCAAATTGTCGTCACAATCTCTCCAAAGGCTAAAACCAATAAACCATTAGAACTTCAGCTAACGGCTGGAACATGA